A genome region from Streptomyces antimycoticus includes the following:
- a CDS encoding MerR family transcriptional regulator produces MRIGEIAALVGVTSRTVRHYHHIGLLPEPQRRANGYRVYSLRDAILLARIRRLTELGLALDEVRDVLADDAGRELTEVLGELDADLARQEHEIQQRRRVLKALLEDPLTPDAPLSPALMELLKVAPATASPAAAKDREHLILMDGIVGGDAVYAALRPLAEDPAILPLYERLDELDGAEEDDPRIAALADDLVAAVPDELLAAIPEGGPPATGFEQALLADYSPAQAAVVRRVMEKLTAQLRDRRAS; encoded by the coding sequence ATGCGCATCGGAGAGATCGCCGCGCTGGTCGGAGTCACCTCCCGCACCGTGCGGCATTACCACCACATCGGCCTGCTGCCCGAACCCCAGCGGCGGGCCAATGGTTACCGTGTCTACAGCCTCAGGGACGCCATCCTGCTGGCCCGGATCCGGCGGCTGACCGAGCTCGGGCTCGCCCTGGACGAGGTGCGGGACGTCCTCGCGGACGACGCCGGGCGCGAACTCACCGAAGTGCTGGGCGAGTTGGACGCCGACCTCGCGCGCCAGGAACACGAGATCCAGCAGCGCCGCAGGGTCCTCAAAGCCCTTCTGGAGGACCCACTCACGCCGGACGCGCCGCTCTCCCCCGCGCTCATGGAGCTCCTGAAGGTCGCGCCAGCCACCGCCTCGCCGGCCGCCGCCAAGGACCGCGAGCACCTGATCCTGATGGACGGGATCGTCGGCGGGGACGCGGTGTACGCGGCGCTGCGGCCGCTGGCCGAGGACCCCGCCATACTCCCCCTGTACGAGCGGCTGGACGAGCTGGACGGGGCCGAGGAGGACGATCCACGGATCGCGGCGCTGGCCGACGACCTCGTCGCCGCCGTACCGGACGAGCTGCTGGCGGCCATCCCGGAGGGCGGCCCCCCGGCGACCGGCTTCGAGCAGGCGCTTCTCGCCGACTACTCACCCGCCCAGGCCGCGGTGGTGCGCCGGGTGATGGAGAAGCTGACCGCCCAGCTGCGCGACAGGAGGGCGTCATGA
- a CDS encoding IS481 family transposase, with product MIHRNAPLTPTGRLRLARCVVEDGWPLRRAAERFQVSHTTAARWAQRYRHHGAAGMSDRSSRPHYSPHRTPAHVEERVLRMRREHHIGPLRLAARACVAASTAHRILQRHGLPPLAACDRATGEPVRRYERSRPGELVHIDVKKLGRIPDGGGHKALGRAAGRKNKSGTGYAFLHTALDDHTRLAYTEDLPDEKAATCAAFLRRAAAWFADRGVTIERVLTDNAWAYSKNTWQQTCRDLGISPRWTRPWRPQTNGKVERFHRTLLDEWAYQQPYTSESERQAAFPDWLDWYNYHRPHTGISGHTPASRVTNLSGQHT from the coding sequence TTGATCCACCGTAACGCCCCGCTGACCCCGACCGGCAGGCTGCGTCTGGCCCGGTGCGTCGTCGAGGACGGCTGGCCGCTGCGACGGGCCGCTGAACGCTTCCAGGTCAGCCACACCACCGCCGCCCGCTGGGCCCAGCGCTACCGCCACCACGGGGCGGCAGGCATGAGCGACCGCTCCAGCCGCCCCCACTACTCACCACACCGGACCCCCGCCCACGTGGAGGAGCGGGTGCTGCGGATGCGCCGTGAACACCACATCGGCCCACTGCGGCTGGCCGCCCGTGCCTGTGTCGCCGCCTCCACCGCCCACCGCATCCTCCAACGCCACGGCCTGCCACCACTTGCCGCCTGCGACCGGGCCACCGGCGAACCCGTCCGCCGCTATGAACGCTCCCGGCCGGGCGAGCTGGTCCACATCGATGTGAAGAAGCTCGGCCGTATCCCCGATGGCGGCGGCCACAAAGCCCTGGGCCGGGCGGCCGGCCGTAAGAACAAGAGCGGGACCGGCTATGCCTTCCTCCACACCGCACTGGATGACCACACCCGCCTCGCCTACACCGAAGACCTGCCCGACGAGAAGGCCGCCACCTGCGCGGCCTTCCTACGACGAGCTGCTGCCTGGTTCGCCGACCGCGGCGTGACCATCGAGCGGGTGCTGACCGACAACGCCTGGGCCTACAGCAAGAACACCTGGCAGCAGACCTGCCGCGACCTGGGCATCAGCCCCCGCTGGACCCGCCCCTGGCGACCACAGACAAACGGCAAAGTCGAACGCTTCCACCGCACCCTGCTGGACGAATGGGCCTACCAGCAGCCCTACACCTCAGAAAGCGAACGCCAGGCAGCGTTCCCCGACTGGCTGGACTGGTACAACTACCACCGACCCCACACCGGAATCAGCGGCCACACCCCAGCCAGCCGCGTCACCAACCTGTCCGGTCAGCACACCTAG
- a CDS encoding LLM class flavin-dependent oxidoreductase, whose product MSQTPPPRFGIMTAPMQVDYHDVLRVWREADTIPEIEHAWLFDHLMPIGGDPDGPAYEGWTLLTALAAHTRRLRLGLLVTSNRFRPPAMLAKIATTVDIVSDGRLEFGIGVGSRPGHPLARREYAAHGLPFHDSAHAVGSLAEACTLIRRLWTEEKPFDFHGTYHQLTGAFGNPKPVQRPHPPIVIGGRSSATLRVVAEHADVWNMPGGEIGDAINRSALLDRYCAEIGRDPAAITRSIVLSVSYDQPGVTRAAIAEAIGAGFRHIILGLAAPYPADVARWVTDELISASA is encoded by the coding sequence ATGTCACAGACACCCCCGCCCCGTTTCGGGATCATGACCGCCCCCATGCAGGTCGACTACCACGACGTCCTGCGGGTCTGGCGCGAGGCGGACACGATCCCGGAGATCGAGCACGCATGGCTGTTCGACCACCTCATGCCGATCGGCGGCGACCCGGACGGACCGGCCTACGAAGGCTGGACGCTGCTGACGGCCCTCGCCGCCCACACCCGCCGGCTCCGGCTCGGCCTGCTGGTGACCAGCAACAGGTTCCGGCCGCCCGCGATGCTGGCCAAGATCGCCACGACCGTCGACATCGTCTCCGACGGTCGGCTGGAGTTCGGCATCGGCGTCGGCTCACGGCCCGGCCACCCCCTGGCCCGGCGTGAGTACGCGGCACACGGCCTGCCCTTCCACGACTCCGCGCACGCCGTGGGCAGCCTCGCCGAAGCCTGCACGCTGATCCGGCGGCTATGGACCGAGGAGAAGCCGTTCGACTTCCACGGCACCTATCACCAGCTCACCGGTGCGTTCGGCAACCCCAAGCCCGTCCAGCGCCCCCACCCTCCGATCGTCATCGGCGGACGCTCGTCCGCCACGCTGCGCGTGGTGGCCGAGCATGCGGACGTGTGGAACATGCCCGGCGGCGAGATCGGCGACGCCATCAACCGCAGCGCACTGCTGGACCGCTACTGCGCCGAGATCGGCCGCGACCCCGCCGCGATCACCCGCTCGATCGTCCTGTCCGTCTCCTACGATCAGCCCGGCGTCACCCGGGCCGCGATCGCGGAGGCGATCGGCGCGGGCTTCCGGCACATCATCCTCGGCCTGGCGGCGCCCTACCCCGCCGATGTCGCACGGTGGGTCACCGACGAGCTCATCAGCGCATCGGCCTAG
- a CDS encoding YiaA/YiaB family inner membrane protein yields the protein MSETPVKQQSTAAFYGQAVASFAVAMAATAIGIFQLSADAWVRGFLAISVLYLVTSAFTLAKVIRDRQEAGQIVSRVDQARVDKLLAAHDPFEKL from the coding sequence ATGAGTGAGACACCGGTCAAGCAGCAGAGCACGGCCGCGTTCTACGGTCAGGCGGTCGCCTCCTTCGCCGTCGCCATGGCCGCCACCGCCATCGGTATCTTCCAGCTGAGCGCCGACGCCTGGGTGCGCGGCTTCCTGGCCATCTCCGTGCTCTACCTGGTGACGTCCGCCTTCACCCTGGCCAAGGTGATCCGGGACCGGCAGGAGGCCGGGCAGATCGTCAGCCGGGTCGACCAGGCGCGGGTGGACAAGCTGCTCGCCGCACACGACCCCTTCGAAAAGCTGTGA
- a CDS encoding zinc-binding dehydrogenase: MSASQFMRAVRITGHGGPEVLELTEVAVPAPRAGEVLVQVSAVALNNTDLWTREGAYGRPGDPKAMSGWRGPIDFPRIQGADVAGRVVAVGTGVEGSLVGRRVVVDPAIYDTEGPDAHPVGLMGSERDGGYAEYVTAPVERVHDVTESPLTDDQLATLPTAYGTALGVIERGRLQKGETALVSGASGGVGLALVQIARVRGARVLAISSGPKIDAVREAGAHEVIDRAGDVAEQIRTAAPEGIDVALDVVAGELVSEGLPLLREGGRWVIAGALGGYDVTFDVRRLYLHNAQVIGSAMHTPTHFGLLMDLARRAEVQPVIAATFPLDQAAQAQEELSRREHVGKIVMHP; the protein is encoded by the coding sequence ATGAGTGCGTCCCAGTTCATGCGAGCGGTGCGAATCACAGGGCACGGAGGGCCGGAGGTTCTTGAGCTGACGGAGGTCGCCGTCCCTGCCCCGCGGGCGGGAGAGGTACTGGTCCAGGTCAGCGCAGTAGCGCTGAACAACACCGACCTGTGGACTCGGGAGGGCGCCTACGGCCGTCCGGGAGACCCGAAGGCGATGTCGGGCTGGCGCGGCCCGATCGACTTCCCGCGTATCCAGGGCGCCGACGTGGCCGGCCGCGTCGTGGCCGTCGGGACCGGGGTGGAGGGGAGCCTCGTCGGACGCCGAGTGGTCGTCGACCCCGCGATCTACGACACCGAAGGGCCGGACGCCCACCCGGTGGGCCTGATGGGGAGTGAACGCGACGGGGGATACGCCGAGTACGTGACGGCGCCGGTGGAGCGTGTACATGACGTGACGGAATCGCCGCTCACGGACGACCAGCTCGCGACGTTGCCGACCGCCTACGGCACGGCGCTGGGCGTGATCGAGCGAGGCCGGCTGCAGAAGGGGGAGACCGCCCTGGTCTCGGGAGCGTCCGGCGGCGTCGGCCTCGCGCTGGTGCAGATCGCCCGTGTGCGCGGCGCAAGGGTGCTCGCCATCAGTAGCGGACCCAAGATCGATGCGGTGCGCGAAGCAGGCGCGCACGAAGTCATCGACCGCGCAGGAGACGTCGCCGAGCAGATCCGCACTGCCGCCCCGGAGGGCATCGACGTCGCACTCGACGTCGTGGCCGGCGAACTGGTCAGCGAGGGGCTGCCGCTGCTGCGCGAAGGGGGCCGGTGGGTCATCGCCGGCGCACTCGGTGGCTACGATGTGACCTTTGACGTGCGCCGTCTCTACCTGCACAACGCCCAGGTCATCGGGTCCGCGATGCACACGCCCACACACTTCGGCCTCCTCATGGACCTGGCTCGTCGGGCAGAGGTCCAGCCCGTCATCGCGGCGACCTTCCCACTGGACCAGGCCGCTCAGGCCCAGGAAGAACTCTCTCGCAGGGAGCACGTGGGAAAGATCGTCATGCACCCCTGA
- a CDS encoding TetR/AcrR family transcriptional regulator, translating into MTPAGRRIVAAAEELFYNRGITAVGVDLIAERSGVTKRTLYNQFGSKDRLVATYLTGRDQRWRSLVRAAVDASNTPAEAVTAPFEALRTWSETNTRGCAFINALAELPDPSHPAHRIAANQKLWLLNLFEELATTAGCSHPATLATQLLVLHEGAVATRPLSFDSLPESTDLARVLVQASTSPRR; encoded by the coding sequence ATGACGCCGGCTGGCCGCCGCATCGTGGCGGCCGCAGAGGAGTTGTTCTACAACCGCGGAATCACAGCGGTCGGCGTGGATCTGATTGCTGAGCGCTCAGGGGTAACCAAGCGGACCCTGTACAACCAGTTCGGTTCGAAAGACCGCCTCGTGGCGACTTATCTCACGGGCCGTGACCAGCGCTGGCGCTCACTCGTCCGTGCCGCCGTCGATGCCAGCAACACTCCCGCCGAGGCCGTCACCGCACCCTTCGAGGCACTGCGGACCTGGAGCGAAACCAACACCCGCGGATGCGCCTTCATCAACGCACTCGCCGAACTCCCGGACCCCTCGCATCCCGCACACCGCATCGCCGCGAACCAGAAGCTCTGGCTGCTGAACCTGTTCGAGGAACTCGCCACCACAGCGGGCTGCTCGCACCCGGCCACCCTCGCCACCCAACTCCTCGTGCTGCACGAGGGTGCTGTCGCCACGCGGCCCCTCTCGTTCGACAGCCTTCCGGAGAGCACCGACCTGGCACGAGTCCTGGTTCAAGCCAGCACGTCGCCCCGCCGCTAG
- a CDS encoding acyl-CoA dehydrogenase family protein, with the protein MTAPAPTLIEAARRLADEVLAPGAESADREGVSPATIAEVKRSGVLGVGGPVAYGGAQAPDAVAREIAEILAGACCSTYFVQAQHHSPVRMLSAADSPARERLLRPLCDGTLLSGIAFSHLRAYPRKPVRVTRVPGGRRFDGRVPWYTGWGLNDVVLLAGVTDDGEALFAFADAREQPGLRPTPQLELAALTGTRTVGLELDGLVVPEEAVVWSRPYEEWAIADRPKNTNPNPAVFGVAGAALDLLEAAGDAEAKETAQVLGEWLREVRREAYALVDEVPAGERLADRLAVKTRAYDVLRAATTAAIVAGGGRAFGLGSPAQRLAREGLFLVVQGQTADVRSAHLRALRG; encoded by the coding sequence ATGACCGCCCCGGCCCCGACGCTGATCGAGGCGGCCCGGCGCCTGGCCGACGAGGTGCTGGCGCCCGGTGCCGAGTCCGCCGACCGCGAGGGCGTCTCCCCGGCCACGATCGCCGAGGTCAAGAGGTCCGGGGTGCTCGGGGTGGGCGGCCCGGTGGCGTACGGCGGGGCGCAGGCGCCGGACGCGGTCGCCCGCGAGATCGCCGAAATCCTCGCCGGGGCCTGCTGTTCCACCTACTTTGTACAGGCTCAGCACCACAGCCCGGTCAGGATGCTCTCCGCCGCCGACTCCCCGGCGCGCGAGCGGCTGCTGCGGCCGCTGTGCGACGGCACGCTGCTGTCCGGTATCGCCTTCTCCCATCTGCGGGCCTACCCACGCAAGCCGGTGCGGGTCACCCGGGTCCCGGGCGGCAGGCGCTTCGACGGCCGGGTGCCGTGGTACACCGGCTGGGGCCTGAACGACGTGGTGCTCCTCGCCGGGGTCACCGACGACGGCGAGGCGTTGTTCGCCTTCGCGGACGCCCGTGAGCAGCCCGGTCTGCGCCCCACACCACAGCTAGAGCTCGCCGCGCTGACCGGCACCCGCACAGTCGGCCTGGAGCTGGACGGCCTGGTGGTGCCAGAGGAGGCCGTGGTCTGGAGCCGTCCCTACGAGGAGTGGGCGATCGCGGACCGGCCGAAGAACACCAACCCCAACCCGGCCGTGTTCGGCGTGGCCGGCGCGGCCCTGGACCTGCTGGAGGCCGCCGGGGACGCGGAGGCGAAGGAGACGGCGCAGGTGCTGGGCGAGTGGCTGCGTGAGGTGCGCCGGGAGGCGTACGCGCTGGTGGACGAGGTTCCCGCGGGGGAGCGCCTGGCGGACCGGCTCGCGGTGAAGACCCGGGCCTACGACGTGCTGCGCGCCGCCACCACCGCGGCGATCGTCGCGGGCGGCGGCCGGGCGTTCGGTCTCGGCAGCCCCGCGCAGCGGCTGGCCCGGGAGGGTCTGTTCCTGGTGGTGCAGGGGCAGACCGCCGACGTCCGCAGTGCCCACCTGCGGGCATTGCGTGGGTGA
- a CDS encoding iron-containing redox enzyme family protein — MSETRPANPTRLMSLPTARGEASGALVDALVREPGSAKLPVGPSLQEADPYGGDLQLALYVCYELHYQSFSGVDDAWEWDPDLLRVRQALERRFLAALRSDATTHDDPDTAVAELLVEPADGTGVSHYLRDEGELWQLREYIAHRSLYQLKEADPHVWVIPRLRGQAKAAMAAVEYDEFGAGRGERVHAELFADLMTDLALDPAYNHYLDATSARMLAVVNMMSLLGLHRALRGALVGHFATVEITSSPASDRLAQALRRFGAGEAAVFFYTEHVEADAVHEQVVRHGVIDELLKREPGLAADVAFGVDATVFLEDRLAEELLGAWREGRSSLRAPL, encoded by the coding sequence GTGAGCGAAACGCGTCCGGCGAATCCGACCCGGCTGATGTCCCTGCCCACGGCGCGGGGAGAGGCGTCCGGCGCGCTCGTCGACGCCCTGGTACGGGAGCCCGGCAGCGCGAAACTGCCCGTCGGCCCGTCGCTCCAAGAGGCCGATCCCTACGGCGGTGATCTGCAGCTCGCGCTGTACGTGTGCTACGAACTCCACTACCAGAGCTTTTCCGGTGTGGACGACGCGTGGGAGTGGGACCCGGATCTGCTCCGGGTACGGCAGGCACTGGAGCGCCGCTTTCTGGCTGCGCTGCGCTCCGATGCCACCACCCACGACGACCCGGACACCGCCGTGGCCGAGCTGCTGGTGGAGCCGGCCGACGGAACGGGAGTGTCGCACTACCTCCGGGACGAGGGTGAGCTGTGGCAGCTGCGTGAGTACATCGCGCATCGGTCGCTGTACCAGCTCAAGGAGGCCGACCCGCATGTGTGGGTCATTCCGCGACTGCGCGGCCAGGCCAAGGCGGCGATGGCGGCGGTGGAGTACGACGAGTTCGGGGCCGGGCGCGGCGAGCGGGTCCACGCGGAGCTGTTCGCCGATCTGATGACCGACCTGGCGCTGGATCCCGCGTACAACCACTATCTGGACGCCACATCGGCGCGGATGCTGGCGGTGGTCAACATGATGTCGCTGCTGGGGCTGCACAGGGCGCTGCGCGGCGCTCTGGTGGGACACTTCGCGACGGTCGAGATCACCTCCTCACCCGCGTCCGACCGGCTGGCCCAGGCGCTGCGACGGTTCGGTGCGGGCGAGGCGGCGGTGTTCTTCTACACCGAACATGTGGAGGCCGACGCCGTCCACGAGCAGGTCGTACGCCATGGGGTGATCGACGAGCTCCTGAAGCGCGAACCGGGACTGGCCGCGGACGTGGCGTTCGGCGTCGACGCCACCGTGTTCCTGGAAGACCGCCTCGCCGAGGAGCTTCTGGGCGCCTGGCGGGAGGGCCGGTCCTCACTCCGCGCCCCGCTGTGA
- a CDS encoding aminotransferase class I/II-fold pyridoxal phosphate-dependent enzyme, which translates to MDHTQAPVLEALARYHERGALPFTPPGHKQGRGADPEVVKVLGEEVFRADLLAFGGLDDRLGSGRVLERAEELMADAVRAEHTFFSTCGSSLSVKAAMLAVAGPHETLLVGRDAHKSVISGLIMSGVRPVWVEPEWDGARHIAHPPSAASFERAFDAHPEARGALVTSPTPYGSCADLAEIAEICHRRGRPLIVDEAWGAHLPFCSELPSWAMDAGADVCVTSIHKMGSGLEQGSVFHLRGDLIDPALLKSRADLLGTTSPSVLLYAGMDGWRRQMALNGEELLGAALRRAHAVREEIAAIDGLHVDGRADYVGPGLAVDFDPFPVVTDLTELAVSGYRAADWLREHHDINAHLADHRRISTQLTHADDPSTTGPLLTALRDLVGHMDDLRPAPEVAVPAPGELRMEQSCLPRDAYFGSVEDLPVARAAGRVAAEMVTPYPPGIPAVLPGEVLKQPVLDYLRTGVKAGMNLPDAADPALNTIRVLVEGTGAD; encoded by the coding sequence ATGGATCACACGCAGGCTCCCGTCCTGGAGGCCCTGGCCCGCTACCACGAGCGTGGCGCCCTCCCCTTCACCCCGCCCGGGCACAAACAGGGCAGGGGCGCCGACCCGGAGGTCGTCAAGGTCCTGGGTGAGGAGGTGTTCCGCGCCGACCTCCTCGCCTTCGGTGGCCTGGACGACCGGCTGGGATCGGGCCGCGTGCTGGAGCGTGCCGAGGAGCTGATGGCGGACGCGGTGCGCGCCGAGCACACGTTCTTCTCGACCTGCGGCAGCTCGCTCTCCGTCAAGGCGGCGATGCTGGCGGTCGCCGGCCCCCACGAGACGTTGCTGGTGGGTCGGGACGCCCATAAATCGGTGATCTCCGGCCTGATCATGTCCGGTGTCCGGCCGGTCTGGGTGGAACCCGAATGGGACGGTGCCCGCCACATCGCCCATCCCCCGTCGGCCGCGTCATTCGAGCGGGCGTTCGACGCACATCCGGAGGCCAGGGGCGCCCTGGTGACCAGCCCCACTCCGTACGGATCCTGCGCCGATCTGGCGGAGATCGCCGAGATCTGCCATCGGCGCGGACGCCCGCTGATCGTCGACGAGGCGTGGGGAGCGCATCTGCCGTTCTGTTCCGAGCTGCCGAGCTGGGCCATGGACGCGGGTGCCGACGTCTGCGTGACCAGCATCCACAAGATGGGCAGCGGCCTGGAGCAGGGCTCGGTGTTCCATCTGCGCGGCGACCTGATCGACCCGGCCCTCCTGAAGTCCCGCGCCGATCTGCTCGGCACCACGAGTCCGTCCGTGCTCCTCTACGCGGGAATGGACGGATGGCGTCGGCAGATGGCGCTGAACGGCGAGGAACTGCTCGGCGCCGCGCTGCGCCGGGCGCATGCGGTACGCGAGGAGATCGCGGCCATCGACGGACTGCACGTGGACGGGCGCGCGGACTACGTGGGCCCGGGTCTCGCCGTTGACTTCGACCCGTTCCCGGTCGTCACCGATCTCACCGAGCTCGCGGTCAGTGGCTACCGGGCGGCCGACTGGCTCCGGGAACACCACGACATCAACGCCCACCTGGCCGACCACCGGCGGATCAGCACCCAGCTCACCCACGCCGACGACCCCTCGACGACCGGCCCGCTGCTCACCGCGCTGCGCGACCTGGTCGGCCACATGGACGATCTGCGGCCCGCTCCCGAGGTGGCCGTACCCGCACCGGGCGAGTTGCGAATGGAGCAGTCCTGCCTGCCGCGGGACGCCTACTTCGGCTCCGTGGAGGACCTGCCCGTGGCCCGCGCGGCAGGCCGGGTGGCGGCCGAGATGGTCACCCCCTACCCACCGGGCATACCGGCCGTGCTGCCCGGCGAGGTGCTGAAGCAGCCGGTCCTGGACTATTTGCGCACCGGAGTGAAGGCCGGGATGAACCTCCCCGACGCGGCCGACCCCGCGCTGAACACCATCCGCGTCCTGGTCGAAGGGACCGGAGCCGACTGA
- a CDS encoding DUF6328 family protein, with protein MHDDHEAPRNEDGEVRSGRVETREERADRKWAELLQEVRVTQTGVQILFAFLLTVAFTPHFQSLGQVDRSIYVVTVLLGAAATGALIAPVSLHRIVTGRRLKPETVDWASRFTVAGLVLLLCTVASALLLILRVVVADATALWLAAAALIWFVLCWFVPAAWLFHRSRRES; from the coding sequence ATGCATGACGACCACGAGGCGCCGAGGAACGAGGACGGTGAAGTGCGGTCCGGCCGTGTGGAGACCCGGGAGGAGCGGGCCGACCGCAAGTGGGCCGAGTTGCTGCAGGAGGTGAGGGTGACGCAGACGGGCGTGCAGATTCTCTTCGCCTTCCTGCTCACGGTCGCCTTCACCCCGCACTTCCAGAGCCTTGGCCAGGTGGACCGGTCCATCTACGTGGTGACCGTCCTTCTGGGGGCGGCGGCCACTGGAGCGTTGATCGCGCCGGTCTCCTTGCACCGGATCGTCACCGGACGCCGGCTGAAGCCGGAAACGGTGGACTGGGCCTCCCGCTTCACCGTGGCCGGGCTGGTGCTGCTGCTGTGCACGGTGGCATCGGCGCTGCTGCTGATCCTGCGTGTCGTCGTGGCCGACGCCACCGCGCTCTGGCTGGCGGCCGCGGCCTTGATCTGGTTTGTGCTCTGCTGGTTCGTCCCCGCGGCCTGGCTTTTCCATCGCTCGCGCAGGGAGAGCTGA
- a CDS encoding DUF6480 family protein, translating into MDQTNPVPDPERNSGLRPSVGVPPGETPPAEDGLSEAGPQETYNPTKGWSTGPTIIIWAFVVLFAAFCVAFAIAVL; encoded by the coding sequence ATGGATCAGACGAACCCAGTCCCGGACCCCGAGCGCAACTCCGGACTACGGCCCAGCGTGGGCGTCCCCCCGGGGGAGACCCCACCGGCCGAGGACGGCCTCTCGGAAGCGGGCCCCCAGGAGACGTACAACCCCACGAAAGGCTGGTCGACGGGCCCCACGATCATCATCTGGGCCTTTGTGGTGCTGTTCGCGGCCTTCTGCGTCGCGTTCGCGATCGCCGTGCTGTAG